The following coding sequences lie in one Silene latifolia isolate original U9 population chromosome 5, ASM4854445v1, whole genome shotgun sequence genomic window:
- the LOC141654938 gene encoding disease resistance protein RPM1-like, which translates to MGEIYGTIEFVIQALAPLISDEISLISGLKDDVNTISNELRSISIFLKDSEERAEGDDLLKESTRQLRSLAYEIEDGIERYQLFTKETVLSKATQFLSFEVHSMASTIKRLLETTNNLAKTREKYRVSKDHEHGRDKKARNRLTTSYHQSMDYIDVDAVQNDIAKGEIIELLDLEEENSKTSTIVVVGMRGLGKTTLVDSVYRDKIVRSHFPLCAWIPVQERKENLDILRSLILQFDDAVPNINEFKSLHKTALHKLRQTLMKDKRYMVVFDGVQEDDTELADYISRVLLPSTDNGSKILMTTRYESVANAWLEGSINGMYKLKPLPSEKAWELFCKKTFRNSTGSCPSDLEDFARRIVTKCGGLPPAITSLGRLLSTKEDDMKEWERVCDNLGFYLSKNLQLSGIHKTFMEDYYALPFHLKPCLLYFGMFPKGIPIGRMRLIRLWIAEGFIRPSKGNSLTLEEIAEEYVDELIHTSFIEVKSRDGSGKVKRLGLLCEFFHEMILSKLEELSFCKILSSNSNKECISNETPARRLSIQGRNEDDDNSIATEFLDNTKQSKSSIRSLFIIEATPRIMSRLFSKSFFKAANLLKVLDLFNASVDIVPEELVMLLNLRYLSLRCTRVSTLPTSIGKLENLQTLDLKQTFISELPLEINKLVRLRHLLGYYYEFDIGFSSHFLKINGMKIAQGSLENCLELQELGYLDLDDVSQLRNLTQLRKLGIIGLKSDDGANLCSIINGMKYLLSLNVSSKSRIELIDLTKVKSPPRMLKRLTLNGQLLSIPTWVYELHGLVKIRLRWSNMYVDPLETLQLFPNLVELQLLEAYLGEHMEIASHGFQKLKTLHLLDLYHLKSLSIAEGALPLLSELSIGESENLEIPCDIQYLGSLKTLNFYNMPSYFVDQIRPGKPDYSIVKHVPSVFLHEKHLNGWQKNPL; encoded by the exons ATGGGAGAGATCTATGGCACAATTGAATTTGTTATTCAAGCATTAGCTCCGTTGATTAGTGACGAAATTTCCTTAATCTCCGGTCTCAAAGACGACGTTAACACCATCAGCAACGAGCTGCGAAGCATCTCAATCTTTCTAAAGGATTCTGAAGAACGAGCTGAGGGAGACGATTTATTGAAAGAGTCGACACGACAACTTAGATCATTGGCTTACGAGATTGAGGATGGCATTGAACGATATCAACTCTTTACGAAAGAGACTGTATTATCTAAGGCAACACAATTTCTCTCTTTCGAAGTCCATAGTATGGCGTCTACTATCAAGCGCTTGCTCGAGACAACAAATAACCTCGCCAAAACACGAGAAAAGTACCGTGTTAGTAAGGATCATGAACACGGACGTGATAAGAAGGCTCGAAATAGACTAACAACGTCTTATCATCAATCTATGGATTATATCGATGTTGATGCAGTTCAAAATGATATCGCGAAAGGGGAAATAATCGAGTTACTTGATTTAGAAGAAGAAAATTCGAAAACCTCTACAATAGTAGTGGTTGGCATGAGAGGACTAGGAAAGACGACTCTTGTCGATAGTGTTTACCGCGATAAAATCGTGAGATCTCACTTCCCTCTTTGTGCATGGATTCCGGTGCAAGAACGTAAGGAAAATCTCGACATTTTAAGGAGTCTTATTCTACAGTTTGATGACGCGGTTCCTAACATCAACGAATTCAAGTCTTTGCATAAAACCGCCTTACATAAATTACGACAAACCCTAATGAAGGACAAAAGGTATATGGTTGTTTTCGATGGTGTTCAAGAAGACGATACAGAGTTGGCAGATTATATCAGTCGTGTATTACTACCTTCTACCGATAATGGAAGCAAAATACTAATGACTACGCGTTATGAGAGTGTAGCTAACGCGTGGTTAGAGGGATCAATTAACGGTATGTATAAACTCAAACCGTTACCTTCAGAAAAGGCATGGGAACTTTTCTGCAAGAAGACTTTTCGGAACTCTACTGGAAGTTGTCCTTCAGATTTGGAGGACTTTGCTCGTCGAATAGTAACAAAATGTGGAGGATTGCCTCCAGCAATTACTTCCCTTGGTAGACTCCTTTCGACGAAGGAAGATGATATGAAAGAATGGGAAAGGGTATGCGATAATCTTGGGTTTTACCTGTCGAAGAATTTGCAATTGTCTGGGATCCATAAAACGTTTATGGAGGATTACTACGCTTTACCGTTTCACCTAAAGCCTTGCCTTTTGTACTTTGGGATGTTCCCGAAAGGGATACCAATTGGTCGAATGAGACTTATTCGATTATGGATAGCAGAGGGTTTTATTCGACCTTCTAAGGGGAATAGTTTAACGCTTGAGGAAATTGCTGAAGAATATGTTGACGAGCTAATTCATACGAGCTTTATAGAAGTGAAATCGAGAGATGGTTCGGGAAAAGTAAAGAGGTTGGGGTTATTGTGTGAATTCTTCCATGAGATGATTCTATCTAAGTTGGAAGAGTTGAGCTTTTGCAAAATTCTTTCGAGTAATTCCAATAAGGAATGTATTAGCAACGAAACACCAGCAAGGCGTTTATCCATTCAAGGCA GAAACGAAGACGATGACAACTCTATTGCAACAGAGTTCTTGGACAATACTAAGCAGAGCAAATCAAGTATCAGAAGTCTTTTTATAATAGAAGCGACACCAAGAATCATGTCGAGGTTGTTCAGCAAATCATTTTTCAAGGCCGCGAATTTATTGAAAGTACTCGATCTATTCAATGCCTCTGTGGACATTGTTCCTGAAGAACTAGTTATGTTGCTCAATTTACGCTACTTAAGTTTGAGGTGCACACGAGTTTCAACACTTCCAACTTCCATTGGTAAACTCGAGAATCTCCAAACATTGGATTTGAAACAAACCTTCATTTCCGAACTCCCCTTGGAAATAAACAAACTTGTTAGGCTTCGACATCTTTTAGGATACTATTACGAGTTTGACATTGGCTTTAGTAGCCACTTCTTGAAGATCAACGGAATGAAGATTGCACAAGGGTCGCTCGAGAATTGTTTGGAACTACAAGAACTCGGATATTTGGATTTGGATGATGTCTCACAATTAAGAAACTTGACACAATTAAGAAAGTTGGGAATCATAGGGCTCAAGTCGGATGATGGAGCGAATTTATGTTCGATAATTAATGGGATGAAGTATCTTCTATCATTGAATGTATCCTCGAAGAGTAGAATCGAGCTAATTGATTTAACGAAGGTCAAATCTCCTCCTCGTATGCTTAAACGTCTAACCTTAAACGGACAATTACTCTCGATTCCTACTTGGGTATACGAGCTCCATGGCCTAGTTAAAATTCGTCTAAGGTGGTCGAATATGTACGTTGATCCTCTCGAGACCTTACAACTATTTCCTAATCTAGTCGAACTTCAATTGCTTGAAGCGTACCTTGGAGAGCACATGGAAATCGCGAGTCACGGGTTTCAGAAACTCAAGACATTACATCTCTTAGACTTGTATCATCTTAAGTCCTTGTCTATAGCTGAAGGAGCTTTACCTCTTCTCTCGGAGTTGTCAATCGGAGAAAGCGAGAATTTGGAAATACCTTGTGACATACAGTATCTTGGCAGTCTAAAAACACTCAACTTCTATAACATGCCGTCATATTTCGTTGATCAAATTCGACCCGGAAAACCCGATTACTCTATTGTTAAGCATGTCCCTAGTGTTTTTCTCCATGAAAAACACCTCAATGGTTGGCAAAAAAATCCTCTTTGA
- the LOC141656920 gene encoding WEB family protein At5g55860-like — protein sequence MVRSAVRPKSSGSLKFEVGEIDTRAPFQSVKDAVNLFGEVAFSGGKSAIKKPNRNSAERVLVKESELHLAEKELNKLKEQLKNAENTKSEALVELDKVKKTAENLSQKIKILTESKEASLQETEAAKNHAKQLEDANSGKFELTNGFRKDDTENAREEYTLLLSDLNSAKQELAKSRQDFETSLEAKATAIKEAEGAEITAGVNAERASEISAEIAALKETIEQVKQASLVAEREKAKTIAEKEIERQSYKSRLEETSKKLELMKKEFDPEVSKNLEAQLAGAMIEIEALKIDVANAKESDLDAVKRVTSELNGAKDSLQKVLEDKNSLQSQVESLRQQLESLRKEHTELKEKEAETESIAGNLHVKLRKCKSELEESLAEESKTNTATDEGSATMNQLAVETEKARHEAEEMTMKAEELKMEAEATLVCLEEAEKKLTIALQEVEEAKVAEDAAREQIKVLSKQADAARSSTSDSGAKVTISRDEFEALSKKVDESGQLAEMKVAAAMAQVEAVKASEDEALQRLEASRKEIEDMKASIEEALKKAEMAEAARKAVEGELKRLREREQKKADDIASRILAETQAQAQSRVHVPTQSESRLQVPTQLRPSKSNPIDYKTAAAQDSSVNGRKKRNKSLSSKSKKMLLPSLSAIFQRKKSQVEGGSPSYLPGEN from the exons ATGGTGCGTTCAGCCGTCCGTCCAAAATCTTCTGGTTCTTTGAAGTTTGAGGTAGGTGAAATAGACACAAGGGCGCCTTTTCAATCTGTGAAAGATGCAGTCAATTTATTTGGCGAGGTGGCTTTTTCTGGAGGAAAATCTGCGATTAAGAAGCCAAATCGAAATTCAGCAGAG AGAGTTTTGGTTAAAGAGTCGGAGTTACATCTGGCCGAAAAGGAACTAAACAAATTAAAGGAACAGCTCAAGAATGCCGAAAATACCAAGTCTGAAGCACTGGTAGAACTTGATAAAGTCAAAAAGACAGCTGAGAATCTGTCACAGAAGATCAAAATTTTGACTGAATCTAAAGAAGCTTCACTTCAGGAAACGGAAGCTGCGAAGAACCATGCGAAGCAGCTGGAAGATGCTAACAGTGGCAAGTTTGAGTTGACCAATGGGTTCCGTAAAGATGATACTGAGAATGCAAGAGAGGAGTACACATTATTGCTCTCGGATCTGAATTCTGCAAAGCAAGAGCTTGCTAAAAGCCGTCAGGATTTTGAGACGTCTCTCGAAGCAAAAGCAACTGCTATCAAGGAGGCTGAAGGAGCTGAAATAACAGCAGGGGTTAATGCCGAGAGGGCTTCTGAAATTTCAGCTGAAATTGCTGCTCTGAAGGAAACTATTGAGCAGGTCAAGCAGGCTTCATTAGTAGCtgaacgtgaaaaagcaaagacTATTGCTGAGAAAGAAATTGAGAGACAGTCCTACAAATCTAGATTGGAAGAGACGTCAAAGAAGTTGGAGTTAATGAAGAAAGAGTTTGATCCGGAAGTTTCCAAAAACCTCGAGGCTCAACTTGCTGGTGCTATGATTGAAATTGAGGCTTTAAAAATTGATGTAGCCAACGCTAAGGAATCTGATTTGGATGCTGTAAAACGGGTTACTTCAGAGCTGAATGGCGCCAAGGATTCGTTGCAGAAAGTTTTAGAAGATAAAAATTCCCTTCAGAGTCAGGTGGAATCCCTTAGGCAGCAACTGGAGAGTTTGAGGAAAGAACATACAGAATTGAAAGAAAAAGAAGCAGAGACGGAATCCATTGCTGGGAATCTCCATGTTAAACTTCGTAAATGTAAGTCTGAGCTTGAGGAATCCCTTGCAGAAGAATCTAAAACAAATACAGCTACAGATGAAGGGTCGGCAACCATGAACCAGCTAGCAGTAGAAACCGAAAAGGCCAGACATGAGGCAGAGGAGATGACGATGAAGGCAGAAGAGCTGAAAATGGAAGCAGAGGCTACATTGGTTTGTTTAGAAGAAGCTGAAAAGAAGTTGACGATCGCACTTCAAGAGGTTGAGGAAGCAAAAGTGGCGGAAGATGCGGCTCGTGAACAGATAAAAGTTTTGTCGAAGCAAGCAGACGCTGCACGATCCTCTACCTCGGATTCAGGCGCTAAAGTCACAATTTCGAGGGATGAGTTTGAGGCATTGAGCAAGAAGGTAGATGAGTCAGGACAGCTGGCAGAGATGAAGGTGGCAGCTGCAATGGCTCAGGTGGAAGCTGTCAAGGCGAGCGAAGATGAGGCCCTACAGAGATTGGAAGCTTCTAGAAAGGAGATTGAGGATATGAAAGCTTCCATTGAGGAAGCCTTGAAGAAGGCTGAGATGGCCGAAGCGGCTAGGAAGGCGGTAGAGGGGGAGCTTAAACGATTGAGAGAGAGGGAGCAGAAGAAAGCAGACGACATTGCTTCACGTATACTGGCAGAAACACAGGCACAAGCGCAATCGAGGGTACATGTACCAACTCAGTCGGAATCAAGACTACAG GTACCAACTCAACTGAGGCCAAGTAAATCAAACCCAATAGATTACAAGACTGCAGCAGCACAGGATTCATCAGTAAATGGGAGAAAGAAGCGGAACAAGTCCCTGAGTTCAAAGTCGAAGAAAATGTTATTGCCTAGTCTAAGTGCGATATTTCAAAGGAAGAAAAGTCAAGTTGAAGGCGGATCACCATCTTATCTCCCTGGTGAAAACTGA
- the LOC141656921 gene encoding uncharacterized protein LOC141656921, with translation MSIKEDPLTFTSSSSSSPITFSDTLIDTSNSTNTIGSASGSFQGSDNVLYDGGSGSGGGGDVDFGFMRPDFRQNVLVGTVKYYDRHVFLCYKNPKNWPPRIEAAEFDRLPRLLSAALVSRKSDLIKETRLTICEGRDGTETSNGDVLIFPDMIRYRRLTHFDIDTFVEEVLIKDGEWLPGNPEKLKGSYIFVCCHGSRDRRCGVCGPPLVARFKDEVELRGLQGKVSISPCSHVGGHKYAGNVIIFGCSINGEISGYWYGYVTLEDVPKLLEQHIVKGEIVESLWRGQMGLSEDEQQRAQELRLQNSDGTKSGRNITQHSMKLPEVSAQTCGPRADTNGCHQANGNGRCCQMSPLVGKDDNLDTIVGENKASAGKNANKQLLRNNSQTRAGKRKVCSIPTWFESWERDDTYAALSVVCAAACVGVAYRCYKQL, from the exons ATGTCCATTAAAGAAGACCCATTAACCttcacatcatcatcatcttcatctccaataACATTCTCAGACACTCTCATTGATACTTCTAACAGTACCAACACCATTGGTAGTGCATCAGGAAGTTTTCAGGGTTCTGATAATGTTCTGTATGATGGTGGCAGCGGAAGCGGTGGAGGTGGCGATGTTGATTTCGGGTTTATGAGACCTGATTTTAGACAAAATGTGCTTGTGGGTACTGTTAAATATTATGATCGGCATGTGTTTCTTTGTTATAAGAATCCCAAGAATTGGCCTCCTAGAATTGAAGCTGCTGAGTTTGATCGATTGCCTAGACTTCTTTCTGCTGCTTTGGTTTCTAGGAAATCTGATTTGATCAAAGAG ACTCGCCTAACAATCTGCGAGGGACGTGATGGGACTGAAACATCAAATGGGGATGTATTGATCTTCCCAGATATGATCAGATACAG GAGATTAACTCATTTTGATATTGATACATTCGTTGAAGAGGTTCTCATTAAAGATGGTGAATGGCTTCCTGGAAATCCAGAGAAATTAAAAGGTTCATACATTTTTGTGTGTTGTCATGGGAGCCGAGATCGTCGTTGTGGTGTATGTGGACCTCCTCTGGTTGCTAGATTTAAGGATGAGGTGGAATTGCGTGGACTTCAAGGTAAAGTGTCAATTAGCCCATGCTCTCATGTTGGTGGTCATAAATATGCGGGAAATGTGATAATATTTGGATGTAGTATCAATGGGGAAATCAGTGGTTACTG GTATGGTTATGTCACACTAGAGGATGTACCTAAGCTGCTCGAGCAGCACATTGTGAAGGGTGAAATTGTAGAGTCTCTGTGGAG AGGTCAAATGGGCTTATCCGAAGATGAGCAGCAAAGAGCCCAAGAGCTGAGGCTGCAAAACTCCGATGGGACTAAATCAGGAAGAAATATTACACAACACTCTATGAAGTTGCCTGAGGTCAGTGCTCAAACATGTGGACCCCGTGCTGATACGAACGGTTGTCACCAAGCCAATGGAAATGGCAGATGTTGTCAGATGTCTCCGTTAGTCGGAAAAGACGATAATCTTGATACCATTGTTGGGGAGAACAAGGCATCTGCTGGAAAGAACGCCAATAAACAACTCTTGAGAAATAACAGTCAAACGAGGGCTGGAAAAAGGAAGGTTTGCTCTATTCCAACATGGTTTGAGAGCTGGGAACGTGACGATACATATGCAGCCCTTTCTGTAGTATGTGCTGCTGCTTGTGTTGGTGTTGCATATCGCTGCTACAAGCAACTATAG